Proteins encoded within one genomic window of Corythoichthys intestinalis isolate RoL2023-P3 unplaced genomic scaffold, ASM3026506v1 HiC_scaffold_27, whole genome shotgun sequence:
- the LOC130911323 gene encoding ileal sodium/bile acid cotransporter-like, which produces MSIFKEPARLTACPSEATLCSGMDCLAPTTDFNATLSLVLSTVLTVMLAMVMFSMGCTVDAKKLCGHLRRPWGIVIGFLCQFGIMPFTAFALSIAFNVLPVQAIVIIIMGCCPGGSGSNIICYWLDGDMDLSISMTACSSILALGMMPLCLLIYTSIWTSADTIQIPYDSIGITLVALLVPITVGMYVKRKWPHMAKKILKVGSITGFGLIIIIAVVGGILYQSSWTIAPSLWIIGTIYPFIGFGLGFLMARFVGQPWYRCRTIALETGFQNSQLCSTIVQLSFNPAELEVMFAFPLIYSIFQLVVAVMFVGGYQAYKKSCGLGSADSDSESPSLEDGCTEQGKEKRQHMENSAFELNEDYMNKCKADHSEKNTHL; this is translated from the exons ATGTCTATATTCAAGGAACCCGCCAGACTTACTGCCTGCCCATCTGAGGCCACGTTATGCTCTGGTATGGACTGCCTCGCTCCCACAACTGACTTTAATGCAACGCTGAGTTTAGTGTTGAGCACCGTGCTCACTGTCATGCTGGCTATGGTCATGTTTTCCATGGGCTGCACCGTGGATGCTAAAAAGCTTTGTGGGCACCTGAGGAGACCCTGGGGCATTGTCATCGGTTTCCTCTGCCAATTTGGCATTATGCCTTTTACTGCCTTTGCTTTGTCCATTGCCTTCAATGTGTTGCCTGTTCAggccattgtcatcatcatcatgggGTGCTGTCCTGGAGGCTCTGGTTCCAATATCATCTGCTACTGGCTAGATGGAGATATGGACCTAAG TATCAGTATGACTGCCTGTTCCTCCATTCTGGCTTTGGGAATGATGCCTCTGTGTCTTCTCATATACACCTCCATCTGGACTTCTGCAGACACCATCCAAATCCCTTATGACAGTATTG GTATCACCCTTGTGGCCCTCCTTGTCCCAATCACTGTGGGAATGTATGTTAAACGCAAATGGCCTCACATGGCTAAAAAGATCCTCAAG GTTGGGTCTATTACAGGATTTGGTCTCATTATCATCATTGCAGTGGTGGGTGGAATTCTTTACCAGTCTTCCTGGACCATTGCTCCCTCTCTTTGGATCATTGGAACCATTTACCCTTTTATTGGTTTTGGACTGGGATTCCTTATGGCCCGCTTTGTGGGTCAACCATGGTACAG GTGTCGAACAATTGCTTTAGAGACTGGTTTTCAGAACTCCCAGTTGTGTAGCACCATTGTCCAGCTGTCCTTCAACCCAGCTGAACTGGAGGTCATGTTTGCATTCCCTCTTATCTACAGCATCTTTCAGCTGGTGGTGGCTGTCATGTTTGTGGGAG GATATCAAGCCTACAAAAAGTCATGTGGTCTGGGATCAGCTGATTCAGACAGCGAATCGCCATCCTTGGAAGATGGCTGTACAGAACAAGGAAAAGAGAAGCGTCAACACATGGAAAATAGTGCCTTTGAATTGAATGAGGATTATATGAACAAATGCAAGGCTGATCActctgaaaagaatactcatctTTGA